In Aliivibrio wodanis, a genomic segment contains:
- a CDS encoding putative translation initiation factor SUI1, with protein MSLVYSTDIGRIKQEEVKQERPKGDGIVRIQRETKGRKGKGVCVVTGLDMEDAQLKLLAAQLKKVCGCGGAIKDGNIEIQGDNREKIKEFLTKQGHTVKLAGG; from the coding sequence ATGTCTTTAGTATATTCAACCGATATTGGCCGCATTAAACAAGAAGAAGTAAAACAAGAGCGTCCAAAAGGTGATGGTATTGTTCGTATTCAACGTGAAACTAAAGGCCGCAAAGGCAAAGGTGTTTGTGTTGTTACTGGGCTCGATATGGAAGATGCACAACTTAAGCTACTAGCTGCACAACTTAAAAAAGTATGTGGTTGTGGCGGCGCAATTAAAGATGGCAACATTGAAATCCAAGGCGACAACCGCGAAAAGATTAAAGAATTTTTAACTAAGCAAGGCCATACGGTCAAACTAGCCGGCGGTTAA